A stretch of Canis lupus baileyi chromosome 2, mCanLup2.hap1, whole genome shotgun sequence DNA encodes these proteins:
- the LOC140610028 gene encoding olfactory receptor 6C2-like produces the protein MRNHTAITTFILLGLTEDPQLQVLLFIFLFLSYVLSITGNLTIIILTFMDSHLKTPMYFFLRNFSILEISFTTVCIPRFLYSITTGDNTITYNACACQIFFIGLFGVTEFFLLAAMSYDRYVAICKPLHYMTIMNNKVCTILVLCCWISGLLIIITPLGMGLQLEFCDSNAIDHFGCDASPLFKISCSDTWVIEQVVIICAVLTFIITLIGVILSYIYIIRTILRFSSASQRKKAFSTCSSHMLVVSITYGSCIFIYIKPSAKEEVDINKGVSVLTTSVAPLLNPFIYTLRNKQVKRAFNDTIKKIAFILHK, from the coding sequence ATGAGAAATCACACAGCAATAACAACATTCATCTTGTTGGGACTTACAGAGGACCCACAGCTGCAAgttcttctttttatcttcttatttctCAGCTACGTGCTGAGCATTACTGGAAATTTGACCATTATCATTCTTACATTTATGGATTCTCATCTTAAAAcacctatgtatttttttctccgcAATTTCTCCATCTTAGAAATCTCATTCACAACAGTATGCATTCCCAGATTCTTGTACAGTATAACAACTGGAGACAACACTATTACGTATAATGCTTGCGcttgccaaatattttttattgggcTTTTTGGGGTCACAGAATTTTTTCTCCTGGCAGCCAtgtcctatgaccgctatgtggccatctgcaaacccctTCATTACATGACCATCATGAATAACAAAGTCTGTACCATCCTTGTCCTCTGTTGCTGGATTTCTGGGCTGCTGATCATCATCACACCCCTTGGTATGGGCCTCCAGCTGGAATTCTGTGACTCCAATGCCATTGATCATTTTGGCTGTGATGCATctcctctttttaagatttcatgctCGGATACATGGGTTATAGAACAGGTGGTTATAATCTGTGCAGTACTGACATTCATTATTACACTGATAGGTGTCAttctttcctatatatatatcatcaggACAATTCTAagattttcttctgcttctcaaagaaaaaaagctttctccACCTGTTCTTCACACATGCTTGTTGTTTCCATTACATACGGCAGCTGTATTTTCATCTATATCAAGCCTTCGGCCAAAGAAGAGGTGGATATCAATAAAGGGGTATCCGTGCTCACTACATCTGTTGCTCCTTTGTTGAACCCTTTCATTTATACTTTGAGGAACAAGCAAGTGAAACGAGCTTTCAATGACACAAtcaaaaaaattgcatttatctTACACAAATAA